From Rutidosis leptorrhynchoides isolate AG116_Rl617_1_P2 chromosome 3, CSIRO_AGI_Rlap_v1, whole genome shotgun sequence, a single genomic window includes:
- the LOC139896478 gene encoding uncharacterized protein, translated as MDYRNKLVLAPMVRVGTLPFRLLAAEYGADITYGEEIIDHKLLKCERRLNDAIGSTDIVEKGTENVVFRTCDQERNRVVFQLGTSDAVRALTAAQLVCKDVAAIDVNMGCPKAFSISGGMGAALLTKPNLIHDILTTLKRNLSIPVTCKIRLLKSTHDTVELARRIEKTGVSAVAVHGRKVADRPRDPANWSEIATVVDALSIPVIANGDVFEYEDFQRIRTVTGASSVMVARGALWNASIFRPEKTHFDVVKRDYVRKSILWDHDIKSTKFTLKEMIMHYTSLELPEGKAVTKSENLADIARVYVEEKYYESINTKRYDVVGSLNALNLK; from the exons ATGGATTACAGAAATAAACTTGTTCTTGCTCCTATGGTTCGCGTT GGGACCTTGCCATTCAGATTACTGGCCGCTGAATATGGTGCAGATATTACATATGGTGAAGAGATTATTGATCATAAACTACTCAAATGTGAACGCCGTCTAAATG ATGCTATTGGCTCTACTGATATAGTGGAGAAGGGTACTGAAAATGTTGTTTTTAGAACCTGTGATCAAGAAAGAAACCGGGTCGTATTTCAATTGGGCACTTCAGATGCTGTTAGGGCTTTAACTGCTGCTCAGTTAGT GTGTAAAGATGTTGCAGCTATAGATGTTAACATGGGTTGCCCCAAAGCATTCTCTATTAGTGGAGGAATGGGAGCTGCATTATTAACTAAACCTAACCTCATCCATGAT attttgacaacattgaagaggAACTTATCAATACCAGTAACATGTAAAATACGCTTATTAAAGTCAACTCATGATACTGTAGAATTGGCTAGACGAATCGAAAAAACAGGGGTTTCTGCTGTAGCTGTCCATGGAAG AAAAGTTGCAGATAGACCGAGAGATCCTGCTAATTGGAGTGAAATTGCAACTGTTGTTGATGCTCTTTCTATCCCAGTTATTGCCAATGGTGATGTATTTGAGTACGAAGATTTTCAGCGCATTCGTACTGTGACAG GTGCTTCATCTGTGATGGTTGCTAGAGGAGCTCTTTGGAATGCTTCAATTTTTCGTCCTGAAAAAACACATTTTGATGTCGTGAAACGAGACTACGTTAGGAAG AGCATTTTATGGGATCATGATATAAAAAGCACTAAATTCACATTGAAAGAGATGATAATGCATTATACTTCTTTAGAGCTACCTGAAGGAAAGGCTGTCACGAAATCAGAGAACTTGGCCGATATAGC GCGAGTTTACGTAGAAGAAAAATATTACGAATCTATCAATACAAAGCGATATGATGTTGTTGGATCACTCAATGCTTTGAATCTCAAATAA